A part of Arachis hypogaea cultivar Tifrunner chromosome 12, arahy.Tifrunner.gnm2.J5K5, whole genome shotgun sequence genomic DNA contains:
- the LOC112728989 gene encoding protein indeterminate-domain 7-like, whose protein sequence is MMNPNPNNKGSEEGGVIQKKKRNHPGTPDPEAEVIALSPKTLMATNRFICEICSKGFQRDQNLQLHRRGHNLPWKLRQRSNKEPVRKKVYICPEKSCVHHDASRALGDLTGIKKHFSRKHGEKKWKCHKCSKKYAVQSDWKAHSKTCGTREYKCDCGTLFSRKDSFITHRAFCDALALETSSLLLPPPLQISISTPNNHLLLLLMPSFLLFISITPLTYPYGSTIINNTPLPLMIIVILSDSIITMRLLPCLYLTLCK, encoded by the coding sequence ATGATGAACCCTAACCCTAATAATAAAGGGAGTGAAGAAGGAGGAGTAAtccagaagaaaaagagaaaccaTCCAGGAACACCAGACCCGGAAGCGGAGGTAATAGCGCTGTCGCCCAAGACGCTAATGGCCACAAACAGGTTCATATGCGAGATATGCAGCAAAGGGTTCCAGAGGGACCAGAACCTTCAGCTGCACAGGAGGGGACACAACCTGCCATGGAAGCTGAGGCAGAGATCCAACAAGGAGCCCGTGAGGAAGAAGGTGTACATCTGCCCGGAGAAGAGCTGCGTCCACCACGACGCCTCCAGGGCCCTGGGTGACCTCACCGGCATCAAGAAGCACTTCAGCAGGAAGCACGGCGAGAAGAAGTGGAAGTGCCACAAGTGCTCCAAGAAGTACGCCGTCCAATCCGATTGGAAGGCTCACAGCAAGACCTGCGGCACTCGCGAGTACAAATGTGATTGCGGCACCCTCTTCTCCAGGAAGGATAGCTTCATCACCCACAGAGCTTTCTGCGATGCTTTGGCTCTCGAGACCTCCTCCCTTCTCCTTCCCCCTCCACTACAAATCTCAATTTCCACACCCAacaaccacctcctcctccttctcatgCCCTcattcctcctcttcatttcaaTCACTCCCCTAACTTATCCCTATGGCTCAACCATCATCAACAACACGCCACTTCCTCTCATGATAATAGTAATCTTGTCGGACTCTATCATCACAATGCGTCTTCTTCCTTGCCTTTACCTGACATTGTGCAAATGA